The Primulina tabacum isolate GXHZ01 chromosome 7, ASM2559414v2, whole genome shotgun sequence genome includes a window with the following:
- the LOC142552392 gene encoding uncharacterized protein LOC142552392 produces MRPSMKLSLLLITQQIKGVYEAKDDRMLKYLQLIQAQAEVFVDWSIEQIPREENGEADALAKMAASLSEVITREVLHISRLVLSTEKEALSTLENSWMTPLVKFIVNNELPKDKVRAQKIKRQALRFVLLNNVLYRRSFQGP; encoded by the exons ATGAGGCCGAGTATGAAACTGTCCTTGCTG CTAATCACTCAGCAGATAAAGGGCGTTTACGAAGCTAAGGATGACAGGATGCTCAAATATTTACAGCTCATCCAAGCCCAAGCGGAAGTCTTTgtggattggagtattgaacaaATACCCCGGGAGGAGAACGGAGAGGCAGATGCTCTAGCAAAAATGGCTGCTTCTTTGTCAGAAGTCATCACCCGAGAAGTCTTGCATATTTCCCGGTTGGTCCTTTCTACTGAAAAAGAAGCATTATCAACACTTGAGAATTCCTGGATGACACCCCTGGTAAAGTTCATTGTGAACAATGAATTACCCAAGGACAAGGTCCGAGCTCAGAAGATTAAGAGACAAGCTCTtaggtttgttctcttaaataatgtCTTGTATAGGAGATCATTCCAGGGACCATAA